From the genome of Cryptococcus neoformans var. neoformans B-3501A chromosome 1, whole genome shotgun sequence, one region includes:
- a CDS encoding hypothetical protein (HMMPfam hit to REX1, REX1 DNA Repair, score: 45.0, E(): 2e-10), translating to MSADSYNVKITSGVLVTCDSAAKQILLHLDSMRDGPHKFVIRDVDENRVMVKKEYVEMLKDELQNEV from the exons ATGAGCGCAGACAGCTACAACGTCAAGATCACCTCGGGCGTCCTCGTCACCTG CGACTCGGCCGCAAAGCAGATCTTGCTGCATTTGGACTCGATGCGGGACGGTCCCCACAAGTTTGTCATCCGTGACG TTGACGAGAACCGTGTGATGGTCAAAAAGGAATACGTCGAAATGCTCAAAGACGAGCTTCAAAACGAGGTGTGA
- a CDS encoding 60S ribosomal protein L7 (Match to ESTs gb|CF191940.1|CF191940, gb|CF186990.1|CF186990, gb|CF193679.1|CF193679; HMMPfam hit to Ribosomal_L30, Ribosomal protein L30p/L7e, score: 94.3, E(): 3e-25), which produces MAPSTTVPTAEQIAVPETLLKKRRTNEASREAKLAAAAEARKAQKAKRKVIFKRADEYVKEYLNAEKEEIRLKREARKTGDFYVPAQPKVYFVVRLKGISKIAPKPKKILQLLRLLQINNGVFVRVTKATQQMLNLVNPYVTYGEVNLKAIRELVYKRGYAKVDGQRIPITDNAIIEKQLGKFGIICLEDLVHEIATCGPNFKQATSALWPFKLSNPTGGWRPRKFIGYVEGGDAGNREKAMSKLVHQMV; this is translated from the exons CGTGCCTACCGCCGAG CAAATCGCCGTCCCTGAGACCTTGCTCAAGAAGAGGCGCACCAACGAGGCCAGCCGAGAGGCCAAGTTGGCCGCTGCCGCCGAGGCTAGGAAG GCTCAGAAGGCCAAGAGAAAGGTCATTTTCAAGAGGGCCGACGAGTACGTCAAGGAGTACCTCAACgccgagaaggaggagatccGACTCAAGCGAGAGGCGAGGAAGACTGGTGACTTCTACGTCCCCGCTCAGCCCAAGGTCTACTTCGTCGTCCGACTTAAGGG TATCTCTAAGATTGCCcccaagcccaagaagATCCTCCAGCTTCTCCGACTCCTTCAGATCAACAACGGTGTCTTCGTTCGTGTCACCAAGGCCACCCAGCAAATGCTCAACCTTGTCAACCCTTACGTCACCTACGGTGAGGTTAACCTCAAGGCTATCCGAGAGCTTGTTTACAAGCGAGGCTACGCCAAGGTTGACGGTCAGCGAATCCCCATCACCGACAACGCCATCATTGAGAAGCAACTCGGCAAGTTCGGTATTATCT GTCTTGAGGACCTCGTCCACGAGATTGCCACTTGCGGTCCCAACTTCAAGCAGGCCACTTCCGCTCTCTGGCCCTTCAAGCTCTCCAACCCCACCGGTGGCTGGAGGCCCAGGAAGTTCATCGGCTACGTTGAGGGTGGTGACGCTGGTAACAGGGAAAAGGCCATGTCCAAGCTCGTTCACCAGATGGTTTAA